From the genome of Haloferax mediterranei ATCC 33500, one region includes:
- a CDS encoding right-handed parallel beta-helix repeat-containing protein — MLIVAIVASLSISLIGPVTAAETSTNVTFVESDITANTTWTPDGGPYRIVQDVQVAPGATLTIRPGTEVQLAERITLSVDGSLYANGTADRPVTVSQTDGAAANRRWASIRYNGTDTSRLTVRNTTLEGGTSGITVDSSDGAIRVVDSTLRNFATAGLSVSDTAATPSITIERSAFRLIDGHAIRATPSMGTTGDVSLTASPSGRDLRSEHTLSLDAGVGVAFDTIELRYLSDGSVGNVESASLKRIGLDRNRNGSVEQSFGSLVTDVSSTDGRLRISLSRPVKIPSDGRLLVEYEDAVNPSTRGIYPVGVDLRKESISQLSDGVRASFVVGNVTSPIDRSTSVNTRANRLTVRGSSFNQVGGNGIFVAADTVRRLRLFDNRISETDGSGIAVRAARSEMDLSNNDISADDAGVQIDARSQTSMAAYGNRIHDAQTGIRIHQSGTQVFRAGEISIRKNTLTDNVGHGIGIDARTTKLRFHLTDNTIRDNGRDGVNIQTWLTRRSSVDGNQITDNGDDGFALAGAAVSNLTLAHNEVVNNSGTGMGVQTRATARKVTIHNNTVRDGTGHGVTVRSDLLIHQVDVRENRLANNAGSGLLVASPITHRSNLSVVHNTIAANSYGVIVRGAVETAIRENDIVFNTNAFTEPVPVSDVYLGTGVYVAEGSSGVIVNQAQAKIPLEELVANPEMTEELTVAQLWDDTVVVLRTDGESETRPAEASSLLIRQVSGTTPTGVGIQKSRGSVQNHRIVNNSVYGQHRGLVVDMAPLINVNTTARIIVDPIRTVHAESNYWGTASGPYHSSILPAGDGNSVVTERGWVDFTPFRTATSGPRYERPTTRIEAPATATAKSQLRLSGANSTSNHSPVGRYHFVVNGTAQPAQSSPVLNVTMPNQSLEVRLSVENRLGIDSNNASTATIDTAEPVAMEQPAQSKTTSSNGPLTSVDAIDSGGLSAGLGSIWGLLGGVLYLGALVLGGHGMVLTLQNRSTPVSGRRIQGLAVAGVLVWVVGGLVSAGPLVSIGIVAVVSWGGLTAVAYVLATRG; from the coding sequence ATGCTAATCGTCGCCATCGTCGCATCACTGTCTATCTCACTCATCGGTCCGGTGACGGCCGCTGAGACCAGTACGAACGTCACGTTCGTCGAGTCAGACATTACGGCGAATACGACGTGGACGCCAGACGGTGGACCCTATCGAATCGTTCAAGATGTCCAAGTCGCGCCCGGTGCCACGCTGACGATACGCCCCGGCACTGAGGTCCAACTCGCCGAACGAATCACGCTGTCCGTTGACGGCTCACTCTACGCGAATGGCACGGCCGACCGTCCAGTAACGGTTTCACAGACTGACGGAGCCGCGGCCAATCGTCGGTGGGCAAGTATCCGATACAACGGAACGGACACATCTCGCCTCACAGTACGCAATACGACGTTAGAAGGAGGAACGAGCGGCATCACTGTGGATAGTTCGGACGGGGCGATTCGAGTCGTCGACTCGACACTGCGAAACTTTGCGACAGCTGGGCTCTCAGTCAGTGACACCGCAGCGACACCGTCGATTACCATCGAACGGTCGGCGTTTCGGCTGATTGACGGGCACGCGATTCGGGCGACCCCATCGATGGGAACGACCGGCGACGTGTCGCTGACGGCGTCACCGAGCGGGCGTGACCTGCGTTCAGAGCACACGCTCTCCCTCGATGCCGGCGTTGGCGTGGCATTTGACACAATCGAGTTGCGGTATCTGTCGGATGGGTCCGTCGGAAACGTCGAATCAGCGAGTCTCAAACGGATTGGCCTCGACCGCAACCGAAACGGAAGTGTCGAGCAGTCTTTCGGCTCGCTCGTCACCGATGTCTCATCGACGGATGGACGCCTGCGAATCTCGCTGTCGAGGCCGGTCAAAATCCCGAGTGACGGTCGGCTCCTCGTCGAGTACGAGGACGCGGTCAACCCATCGACACGGGGGATTTACCCTGTCGGAGTAGACCTCCGCAAAGAGTCGATCTCACAGCTATCCGACGGCGTACGGGCTTCGTTCGTCGTCGGCAACGTCACGTCACCAATCGACCGGAGCACGTCGGTGAATACGCGTGCGAATCGACTCACCGTTCGTGGGTCGTCATTTAACCAAGTGGGCGGGAATGGGATATTCGTTGCCGCCGATACCGTCCGTCGGCTTCGGCTGTTCGACAACCGAATCTCAGAGACAGACGGAAGCGGGATTGCCGTCCGCGCGGCACGAAGCGAGATGGACCTCTCGAATAACGACATCTCAGCTGATGACGCTGGTGTCCAGATAGACGCCCGTTCACAAACGTCGATGGCCGCGTACGGAAACCGTATTCACGACGCGCAGACGGGTATCCGGATTCACCAATCAGGTACACAAGTCTTCCGGGCTGGAGAAATTTCGATCCGTAAGAACACGCTTACGGATAACGTCGGCCACGGAATTGGAATCGATGCACGGACCACTAAACTCAGATTCCATCTTACAGACAACACGATTCGCGACAACGGACGCGACGGAGTCAACATCCAGACTTGGTTGACGCGACGAAGTAGTGTCGATGGGAATCAGATCACAGACAACGGCGACGATGGGTTTGCCCTCGCCGGGGCGGCCGTGTCGAACCTCACGCTTGCTCACAACGAGGTCGTCAACAACTCGGGGACGGGGATGGGAGTCCAAACACGAGCGACAGCACGCAAAGTAACGATTCACAACAACACCGTGAGAGACGGGACGGGACACGGTGTTACAGTGCGCTCAGACCTGCTTATCCATCAGGTCGACGTCCGCGAGAACCGACTAGCGAACAACGCCGGTTCGGGGCTACTCGTCGCCAGTCCGATAACACACCGAAGCAACCTCTCGGTTGTACACAACACCATCGCTGCCAACTCCTACGGCGTCATCGTCCGCGGGGCCGTCGAGACAGCCATCCGAGAGAACGATATCGTCTTCAACACGAACGCGTTCACTGAACCGGTTCCGGTCTCTGACGTCTATTTAGGGACGGGTGTTTACGTCGCTGAGGGCTCGTCCGGCGTAATTGTCAATCAGGCACAGGCGAAAATCCCGCTCGAAGAGCTCGTGGCGAACCCCGAGATGACCGAGGAACTTACCGTTGCTCAGCTCTGGGACGACACGGTAGTCGTCTTACGGACGGACGGCGAAAGTGAGACGCGGCCTGCGGAAGCGAGTTCGCTCTTGATTCGGCAGGTGAGCGGCACCACGCCAACTGGAGTCGGGATTCAAAAATCCAGAGGGAGTGTCCAAAATCACCGTATCGTCAACAACAGCGTTTATGGCCAGCATCGCGGACTGGTCGTCGATATGGCACCCTTGATTAACGTGAATACCACCGCTCGAATCATCGTGGACCCGATTCGGACCGTCCATGCAGAATCTAATTACTGGGGTACCGCGAGTGGACCATATCACTCTTCAATTCTCCCAGCAGGCGATGGGAACTCAGTCGTCACCGAGCGCGGCTGGGTCGATTTCACGCCGTTCCGGACGGCAACATCGGGACCGCGATACGAACGGCCAACCACGCGTATCGAGGCGCCAGCAACAGCAACCGCCAAGAGCCAATTACGTCTCTCCGGAGCAAACTCGACGAGCAATCACTCACCCGTCGGTCGGTACCACTTCGTCGTCAACGGTACCGCTCAACCGGCACAATCTTCGCCGGTTCTCAACGTCACGATGCCAAACCAGTCCCTCGAAGTTCGACTGAGCGTCGAAAACAGGCTCGGGATTGACAGCAATAACGCCTCTACAGCCACAATCGACACGGCGGAACCGGTAGCAATGGAACAGCCGGCTCAGTCGAAGACAACGTCGAGCAACGGGCCTCTCACCAGCGTAGATGCAATCGATAGTGGTGGTCTCTCTGCCGGCTTGGGCTCGATATGGGGTCTTCTCGGAGGCGTACTCTATTTGGGTGCGTTAGTTCTCGGCGGCCACGGAATGGTGCTGACCTTGCAAAATAGGTCGACACCGGTCAGTGGCCGTCGGATACAGGGTCTCGCGGTGGCTGGAGTCCTCGTCTGGGTCGTCGGTGGACTCGTGAGTGCCGGCCCGTTGGTTAGTATCGGCATCGTCGCCGTCGTCT